From Candidatus Hydrogenedentota bacterium, one genomic window encodes:
- a CDS encoding 4Fe-4S dicluster domain-containing protein, whose product MNRREFMAAVAGGAATVGGVVCTSFPAHASDSATGASGNQIGVLVDTTKCIGCRKCEYACARANRPNGTSIESYKDMSVFDSPRRMTHDALTVVNRHANPVNPSEPIYVKSQCMHCLRPNCVSACIVGALHKKSNGTVSYDVSKCIGCRYCMLACPFEVPAYEYNNILAPKVQKCTFCYETYQARGEPPACVQICPPNCLTFATRDDLLEMAHAKIEADPDAYYPHVYGEAEAGGTSWLYLTSRPAEELGFLKVPAHPLPHLTENLQHSIFKYGIPPMLLYGLLAIAMKVSEAEEKTEPSKAPHE is encoded by the coding sequence ATGAATCGAAGAGAATTCATGGCTGCGGTCGCGGGCGGGGCGGCTACAGTCGGCGGGGTTGTTTGTACGTCCTTTCCAGCCCATGCGAGTGATTCCGCCACTGGCGCATCAGGCAATCAAATCGGAGTCTTGGTTGACACGACCAAGTGCATCGGCTGCCGCAAATGCGAGTATGCGTGCGCCCGCGCCAATCGCCCGAATGGGACATCCATCGAGTCGTACAAGGACATGTCCGTTTTCGACTCCCCCCGGCGCATGACGCATGACGCGCTGACGGTGGTCAACCGACATGCCAATCCGGTCAACCCGTCGGAGCCCATTTATGTAAAATCCCAATGCATGCATTGTTTGCGGCCCAATTGCGTGTCGGCATGCATTGTGGGCGCGCTGCATAAAAAATCGAACGGAACCGTTAGTTACGATGTGTCGAAATGTATCGGTTGCCGATACTGCATGCTGGCATGCCCCTTCGAAGTGCCTGCTTACGAGTACAATAATATCCTCGCGCCCAAGGTGCAGAAATGCACATTCTGCTACGAAACCTACCAAGCGCGAGGCGAACCACCGGCGTGCGTGCAGATATGTCCGCCAAACTGTCTGACCTTCGCCACGCGCGACGATTTGCTCGAAATGGCTCATGCGAAAATCGAAGCGGATCCGGACGCCTATTATCCGCACGTGTACGGCGAAGCGGAAGCGGGCGGCACGTCTTGGCTTTATCTGACCAGCCGCCCGGCGGAAGAACTGGGCTTTCTCAAAGTGCCCGCACACCCGTTGCCGCACTTGACGGAGAATCTCCAGCACAGCATCTTCAAATACGGCATTCCCCCGATGCTCCTCTATGGCCTGCTGGCCATCGCCATGAAAGTGAGCGAGGCGGAAGAAAAAACAGAACCATCGAAAGCGCCGCACGAATGA